Proteins encoded by one window of Fischerella sp. PCC 9605:
- the nblB gene encoding phycobilisome degradation protein NblB → MSVNPESVKQLLISEDLGDRLRAVNQIRELEPTIGFELIQNAINDSNSRVRYSAVSQLDTLGGQNLDLSLSILRDRLLNDPEPDVQAAAADCLGALKLSAAFEDLQNLYQTSNEWIVQFSIIATLGELGDPRSFDLLRQALSSDNELVKTAAISSFGDLGDTQAIPLLTPYATNPDWQIRYRVVQALNRLGGAEAKTILETLVNDEVEAVATEAKKSLNNL, encoded by the coding sequence ATGAGTGTTAATCCTGAATCTGTGAAGCAATTGCTGATTTCCGAGGATTTAGGCGATCGCTTACGAGCAGTGAATCAAATCCGCGAACTGGAACCAACGATTGGTTTTGAGTTAATTCAAAATGCCATTAATGACAGCAATTCCCGCGTACGCTACTCAGCTGTAAGTCAGTTGGATACATTGGGCGGACAAAATTTAGATTTATCGTTGAGTATATTGCGCGATCGCTTGCTTAACGATCCGGAACCAGACGTGCAAGCAGCAGCAGCAGACTGTTTGGGTGCTTTGAAACTAAGCGCAGCTTTTGAAGATTTACAAAACCTTTACCAAACAAGCAACGAATGGATAGTCCAATTCAGTATCATTGCTACCTTGGGAGAGTTGGGCGATCCGCGTTCTTTTGACTTACTGAGACAGGCACTTTCCTCAGACAATGAGTTAGTAAAAACTGCTGCCATTAGTTCTTTTGGAGATCTAGGAGATACACAAGCAATTCCGCTGTTAACTCCCTATGCCACCAATCCAGATTGGCAAATCCGCTATAGAGTTGTGCAAGCTCTAAATCGCCTAGGAGGTGCAGAAGCCAAAACAATACTAGAAACTTTGGTGAATGATGAAGTAGAGGCCGTTGCAACCGAAGCAAAAAAATCTTTAAACAACCTCTAA
- a CDS encoding S-layer homology domain-containing protein produces MLYFQRSAIFISLAVLLTSLTACANSDIGKNLEQSLAADSRLKDNPVIFGANQTPNSDRQNQNEPSQPTVQLPADFPKDIPIYNNAQLQEVTPASHSDNRVSTRWLSSDPSNFIASFYRSQFQANNWQISQQPTDDQAGTFEAQRNDLQVKVSIQPKSVTNASPNQPQTATELQIEYQPNTTTTAQASPTPSTQITNNNDTAPQPGDSQFVGPVQPQQETTQPSDTSNTNSSTQPNPTSNTNNATAVSEAQEFNDLNKAPQELQKYIQDVAALGVLSVEPSANKSNPSTTTSQFEPNKNITRREYARWLVAANNAMHANSPSKQIRLGSESSQPAFQDVSKTDPDFSAIQGLAEAGLIPSSLSGDSTQVLFRPDAPVTREQLLLWKVPLDTRQALPAANIDAVKQTWGFQDVGKIDPKALRAVLADFQNGEQSNIRRVFGYTTLFQPKKPVTRAEAAAVLWYFGSQGEGISATDALKLTRSQ; encoded by the coding sequence GTGCTGTACTTTCAACGTTCAGCTATCTTTATTAGTTTGGCTGTTTTGCTCACCTCCCTAACAGCCTGTGCCAATAGTGATATTGGCAAAAACCTTGAGCAGTCTTTGGCAGCAGATTCTAGGCTAAAAGACAACCCGGTGATTTTTGGTGCCAATCAGACTCCTAATAGCGATCGCCAAAATCAAAACGAACCAAGCCAGCCGACTGTTCAGTTGCCAGCTGATTTTCCTAAAGATATTCCAATATATAACAACGCTCAACTACAGGAAGTTACTCCTGCCAGTCATTCAGACAACAGAGTATCAACTCGCTGGCTGAGTTCTGACCCCAGTAATTTTATAGCTAGTTTCTATCGCAGCCAGTTTCAAGCAAATAACTGGCAGATTTCTCAACAGCCAACAGACGATCAAGCAGGCACTTTTGAAGCGCAACGCAATGATTTACAGGTGAAGGTTTCTATTCAACCTAAATCAGTTACCAACGCCTCACCCAATCAGCCACAGACGGCTACCGAATTACAAATTGAATACCAACCAAACACTACAACCACAGCACAAGCTAGCCCAACACCTAGTACCCAAATTACTAACAATAACGATACTGCTCCTCAACCAGGCGATTCGCAGTTTGTTGGGCCTGTGCAACCACAACAGGAGACAACACAGCCAAGCGACACGTCTAATACCAATAGTTCTACACAGCCAAATCCGACATCTAATACCAATAACGCTACAGCCGTATCTGAAGCGCAGGAATTTAACGACTTGAATAAAGCACCGCAAGAATTGCAGAAATACATCCAAGATGTGGCTGCATTGGGTGTTTTATCTGTAGAACCAAGTGCTAATAAGAGCAATCCTAGTACCACAACCAGCCAGTTTGAACCCAATAAAAATATTACTCGGCGGGAATATGCTCGTTGGCTAGTGGCTGCCAATAATGCTATGCATGCCAACAGTCCATCTAAGCAGATCCGCTTGGGATCGGAAAGTTCTCAACCAGCTTTCCAGGATGTATCGAAAACAGATCCCGATTTTTCAGCCATTCAGGGATTAGCTGAAGCAGGATTAATTCCCAGTTCTTTGTCTGGTGATTCCACACAAGTTTTGTTTCGTCCCGATGCGCCAGTGACACGAGAGCAATTGCTGCTGTGGAAAGTACCTCTGGATACCCGCCAAGCTTTGCCTGCTGCCAACATAGATGCAGTTAAACAAACCTGGGGCTTTCAAGATGTAGGGAAAATTGACCCTAAAGCGTTACGAGCTGTATTAGCAGATTTCCAGAATGGAGAACAATCGAATATTCGTCGGGTGTTTGGCTATACAACGCTTTTCCAGCCAAAAAAACCAGTGACTCGGGCTGAAGCTGCTGCGGTGTTGTGGTACTTCGGTTCTCAAGGCGAGGGAATATCAGCAACTGATGCCTTAAAGTTAACGCGATCGCAGTAA
- the rsfS gene encoding ribosome silencing factor, whose translation MSDYFQAHFPLQSIAVKQGAAINSQIDGNDETTAQIAATIAEAASDRKAGDILLLKVADVSYLADYFLVMTGYSRVQVRAIADAVEEKVQQEWQRRPLRVEGKAEGTWVLQDYGDVIVHIMMPKEREFYNLEAFWGHAEHVEFPRSDDGGGKPT comes from the coding sequence ATGTCTGATTACTTCCAAGCACACTTCCCATTACAATCAATCGCTGTAAAACAAGGTGCGGCAATAAACTCACAGATTGACGGCAACGACGAAACGACCGCACAAATAGCCGCAACCATAGCTGAAGCAGCATCAGACCGGAAAGCAGGTGATATTTTATTGCTAAAGGTAGCTGATGTATCTTATCTTGCGGATTATTTTTTGGTGATGACAGGCTATTCCAGAGTGCAGGTAAGAGCGATCGCCGATGCAGTAGAAGAAAAAGTACAACAAGAGTGGCAACGGCGTCCCTTACGTGTAGAAGGAAAAGCTGAGGGAACTTGGGTATTGCAAGACTACGGCGATGTGATTGTTCACATAATGATGCCAAAAGAGCGCGAGTTCTATAATTTAGAAGCGTTCTGGGGTCACGCAGAACATGTCGAGTTTCCAAGATCCGATGATGGTGGGGGTAAGCCAACATGA
- a CDS encoding CBS domain-containing protein, with amino-acid sequence MPKTVADVMSRDPIVVRPETPLKEAIQTLAERRISGLPVVDNAGKLVGIISETDLMWQETGVTPPAYIMFLDSVIYLKNPATYERDLHKALGQTVGEVMSKNPITISPDKPLREAAKIMNDRNVHRLPVLDSEGQVIGILTRGDVIRAMAASQD; translated from the coding sequence ATGCCAAAAACCGTTGCCGACGTAATGAGTCGTGACCCGATTGTTGTCCGACCTGAAACTCCTCTGAAGGAAGCTATCCAAACTTTGGCAGAAAGACGCATCAGTGGGCTACCTGTTGTAGATAACGCCGGTAAGTTGGTAGGCATTATCTCAGAAACTGACTTGATGTGGCAAGAAACTGGTGTTACGCCTCCGGCATATATCATGTTTCTTGATAGCGTGATCTATTTGAAAAATCCTGCTACATACGAACGCGATCTGCACAAAGCACTCGGGCAAACCGTTGGGGAAGTCATGAGTAAAAACCCCATTACCATTTCTCCTGACAAACCCTTAAGAGAAGCCGCCAAAATCATGAACGATCGCAACGTTCATCGCTTACCAGTACTTGACAGCGAGGGTCAAGTCATTGGTATTCTCACCCGTGGTGATGTTATTCGAGCAATGGCAGCAAGTCAAGATTAA
- a CDS encoding CGLD27 family protein, whose product MIKSSVSNCPVPVEQQPLNEYEELKSSWLFRDCILNWREYITKIGWIWGITWLVAAPVAAASFPPHKHIAQFILSGAAGASIGLILVLLRLYLGWSYVQDRLASPIIFYEESGWYDGQTWTKPQEVLTRDRLIVTYQIKPIIKRLQITFAGLAVLFVAGTIVWHLV is encoded by the coding sequence ATGATCAAGTCCTCGGTCTCAAATTGCCCAGTACCCGTTGAACAACAACCACTGAATGAGTACGAAGAGTTAAAATCTTCTTGGTTATTCCGTGATTGCATTTTAAATTGGCGTGAATATATCACAAAAATAGGTTGGATTTGGGGTATTACTTGGCTGGTAGCAGCACCAGTAGCAGCCGCAAGCTTTCCCCCACACAAACACATAGCACAGTTTATTCTCTCTGGTGCCGCCGGAGCGAGTATAGGTTTAATACTCGTATTGCTAAGGTTATATTTAGGCTGGTCTTATGTACAGGATCGCTTAGCCAGCCCGATTATCTTTTATGAAGAGTCAGGCTGGTATGATGGTCAAACTTGGACAAAACCGCAAGAAGTGCTAACCCGCGATCGCTTAATTGTCACCTACCAGATCAAACCAATCATCAAACGATTACAAATTACATTTGCTGGCTTGGCTGTGTTGTTCGTTGCTGGTACGATAGTTTGGCACTTAGTTTAA
- a CDS encoding asparaginase yields MTMGKRTQATALEVRLLREGIIESRHIVQAVVSDERGRVLSVAGNAETATFVRSALKPFQALAVTSTGTLERYELSDRDLAIITSSHKGTIQHVRQAFNILWRADVDPSALQCPIPEGKRSPLEYNCSGKHAGMLAVCQQCNWSLNNYLQRKHPVQQLIITKVAELLKMPAEEFISAHDDCGAPTYLMQLAQMAYLYAQLASRSNLDMERIVRAMTHHPVMVAGEGEFDTELMRLTPGELVSKSGAEGVQCIGRLGEGMGLAIKVIDGAKRAKYAAAIYLLQQMGWMSPSVAEALSEKFMSLGKYKRLEVIGELSLL; encoded by the coding sequence ATGACAATGGGAAAACGAACTCAAGCCACTGCACTAGAAGTTAGATTGCTGCGCGAAGGCATTATTGAATCAAGGCATATAGTCCAAGCCGTCGTAAGTGATGAACGAGGACGGGTGCTGTCGGTTGCAGGCAATGCTGAAACTGCCACCTTTGTCCGTTCAGCACTCAAACCATTTCAGGCTCTTGCTGTTACTAGCACTGGGACTTTGGAGCGGTATGAGCTTAGCGATCGCGACTTAGCAATTATCACTAGTTCTCATAAAGGCACAATCCAGCATGTGCGACAGGCCTTTAATATCCTTTGGCGAGCCGATGTTGATCCTTCCGCACTCCAATGTCCAATTCCTGAAGGCAAGCGCAGTCCCCTAGAATACAATTGTTCTGGTAAACACGCCGGAATGCTAGCTGTTTGTCAGCAATGCAATTGGTCTTTGAATAATTACTTGCAGCGCAAACACCCCGTACAGCAACTGATCATAACTAAGGTAGCTGAATTGCTGAAAATGCCAGCCGAGGAATTTATCAGCGCTCACGATGACTGTGGCGCACCTACTTACTTAATGCAACTCGCGCAAATGGCGTATTTGTATGCTCAGCTAGCTTCTCGCAGTAATTTGGACATGGAGCGAATTGTCAGGGCTATGACTCATCACCCTGTTATGGTAGCAGGAGAAGGAGAATTTGATACCGAACTGATGCGTTTAACTCCGGGAGAACTGGTAAGTAAATCTGGAGCCGAAGGAGTACAGTGCATTGGCAGACTTGGTGAAGGTATGGGACTGGCAATTAAAGTCATAGATGGAGCGAAGCGGGCAAAATATGCTGCTGCGATTTACTTGCTCCAGCAGATGGGCTGGATGAGTCCCAGTGTTGCCGAAGCCTTGTCAGAAAAGTTTATGAGCTTGGGTAAATACAAACGTTTAGAAGTAATTGGAGAATTATCACTTTTGTAG
- a CDS encoding LEVG family PEP-CTERM protein — protein sequence MRQLKFLATITGTVLGLGLAAGMPAAHAASIIPTTEGEIKTNLGCLDPSKCIDTTSLGYKVTSLEFDFDDKTPKYGLSHLFVDNRSTNNTYQGQSLNIKFGTQDAGTNTALNQFWLRPVALKEDGALPEQGQLEVGRFLFEFDKKYEEITLDLFDIEDIGTGILEINGQQVTDKMLQPYAKNANNSIQRLTLTNVQSFVVQLGSGYTPKFQASGDGVSLSGVSTSKAVPEAGTTVGLGVLAVAGIFGLRQRKKVLQAG from the coding sequence ATGCGTCAACTGAAATTTTTAGCAACAATTACAGGAACAGTTTTGGGCTTAGGTTTAGCTGCTGGTATGCCTGCTGCTCATGCTGCTTCTATTATTCCTACGACCGAAGGTGAAATCAAGACAAATCTCGGATGTCTTGATCCAAGTAAATGTATCGATACAACTTCATTGGGTTACAAAGTCACAAGTTTAGAATTTGACTTTGATGATAAAACACCAAAATATGGGCTAAGTCATTTGTTTGTCGATAACAGAAGCACTAATAACACTTACCAAGGACAAAGTTTGAACATTAAATTTGGGACACAAGATGCAGGTACTAACACAGCACTTAATCAATTTTGGTTGCGCCCTGTAGCGCTCAAAGAAGATGGTGCTTTGCCTGAACAAGGTCAATTAGAAGTTGGTCGCTTCCTGTTTGAATTCGATAAAAAATATGAAGAAATCACGCTAGATTTATTTGACATTGAAGATATAGGCACTGGCATCTTAGAAATCAATGGGCAGCAAGTTACCGATAAGATGTTGCAACCATATGCAAAAAATGCAAATAACAGTATCCAAAGGTTGACACTGACCAACGTGCAGTCTTTTGTGGTGCAGTTGGGTAGTGGTTATACTCCTAAGTTCCAGGCAAGTGGTGATGGTGTCAGTTTATCAGGAGTGAGTACTTCAAAAGCAGTACCGGAAGCAGGAACCACCGTAGGTTTAGGTGTTTTGGCAGTAGCTGGTATCTTTGGTTTGCGGCAACGTAAAAAGGTATTACAAGCAGGTTAA
- a CDS encoding LEVG family PEP-CTERM protein, whose translation MHKLSTLAKTLVAFTVGLGVASAMSSAHAISLVPQQEGEVGLTNITCLGGSVTCLDTTSMDYTVTSLAYDFDGLNPQYGLSRLFVDNRNTANDWGFGIKFKTLDAGTNPPLNEYWLRPVAYLADGTPAEGGQLEVGKFLFQFKQAVSEVTLDFLDVEDANFSGILAVNGNPFTQLLSAGPNNGIQSLTLNNVSSFVVQLGKPGPNSKFKKTGDGVNLQVSVPEPASTLGLGALAVAGMFGLRQRKKSVPAA comes from the coding sequence ATGCATAAATTATCTACTTTAGCAAAAACACTAGTAGCATTTACAGTTGGATTAGGTGTTGCTTCTGCTATGTCATCTGCACATGCCATTTCTCTAGTTCCCCAGCAGGAAGGGGAAGTTGGACTCACAAATATTACTTGTTTGGGTGGTAGCGTAACTTGTCTCGATACGACTTCAATGGATTACACAGTGACAAGTTTGGCATATGATTTTGATGGTTTGAACCCACAATATGGACTTAGCCGTTTGTTTGTAGATAACAGAAACACTGCAAATGATTGGGGTTTTGGAATTAAATTCAAAACCCTGGATGCAGGTACAAATCCACCTTTGAATGAATATTGGTTACGTCCTGTAGCTTACCTAGCTGATGGTACTCCAGCTGAAGGAGGTCAGTTAGAAGTTGGTAAATTCCTATTTCAATTTAAGCAAGCAGTTTCTGAAGTAACTCTAGATTTCCTAGATGTAGAAGATGCTAATTTCAGCGGCATTTTAGCAGTTAATGGAAACCCGTTTACACAGCTACTATCTGCGGGGCCTAATAATGGTATCCAATCCTTAACACTCAACAATGTAAGTTCATTTGTAGTACAACTAGGTAAACCAGGCCCCAATAGTAAGTTCAAAAAGACTGGCGATGGTGTAAATTTGCAAGTCAGCGTACCTGAACCAGCATCAACCCTTGGCTTAGGGGCTTTAGCTGTAGCAGGTATGTTTGGTTTACGGCAACGTAAAAAAAGTGTACCAGCAGCTTAA
- the yqeK gene encoding bis(5'-nucleosyl)-tetraphosphatase (symmetrical) YqeK, whose translation MRQKVLAWLAENVPVSRINHILGVEQMAVDLAEHYNLDREKAAMAGLMHDLAKYFHPQKLLQMAEVAGLEVDEVMAATPHLLHADVSAIVARDTFGVEDEEVLQAIANHTLGRPGMSPLSCIVFLADTLEPGRGDSAQLQNLRKLSSEHLEKAVWLTCDYTFQFLLLSPCLIHPRAIATRNWFLQKSKAKQPILQTIA comes from the coding sequence ATGCGCCAAAAAGTCTTAGCTTGGTTAGCAGAGAATGTTCCAGTTTCGCGGATCAACCATATTCTCGGGGTCGAGCAAATGGCAGTTGATCTTGCTGAGCATTACAATTTGGATCGAGAAAAAGCTGCTATGGCTGGGCTGATGCATGATTTGGCAAAATATTTTCATCCGCAAAAACTCTTGCAGATGGCAGAGGTTGCAGGGCTGGAAGTAGATGAGGTGATGGCAGCAACTCCCCATCTTTTGCACGCAGATGTCAGCGCTATCGTCGCAAGAGATACATTTGGCGTAGAAGATGAAGAAGTATTACAGGCGATCGCCAATCACACTTTGGGTAGACCAGGCATGAGTCCACTCTCGTGTATCGTGTTCTTAGCAGATACTCTAGAACCAGGACGGGGTGACTCAGCCCAATTGCAGAACTTGCGAAAACTTAGCAGTGAACATCTTGAGAAGGCTGTTTGGTTGACCTGCGATTACACTTTCCAATTTTTGCTCTTAAGCCCTTGTTTAATTCATCCACGAGCGATCGCCACTCGCAATTGGTTCTTGCAAAAGTCGAAAGCTAAACAACCAATTCTTCAAACAATCGCATAG
- a CDS encoding glycosyltransferase family 4 protein, with product MRILIYSYNYYPEPIGIAPLMTELAEGLVKRGHQVRVVTAMPNYPERRIYEGYRKKLYLTELKNGVQIQRSYVWIRPQPNLIDRVLLDASFAIASFLPALMGWRPDVILATSLSLPVCVPTALLGWLQGCPVVLNLQDILPEAAIHVGILKNQLLIKAFTALEKFAYRTATKISVIADGFVENLQAKNVEASKIAQIPNWVDVNFIRPLPTENNTFRAAHNLNDKFVILYSGNIALTQGLETVVKAASALRHIPDIAFVIVGEAKGLQRLQQECQNCGADNVLLLPFQPREKLPEMLAAADVGLVVQKKNVISFNMPSKIQVLLASGRALVASVPENGTAARAIKQSGGGIIVPPEDPGTLANAILDLYKHPEKVKTLGYNSRQYAVEQYAFEQALNHYESLFYTVTSDSPAIGSTIVSKQEV from the coding sequence ATGCGGATATTAATTTACTCTTACAACTACTATCCAGAACCAATAGGTATAGCTCCCCTAATGACTGAATTAGCAGAGGGACTCGTCAAGCGAGGACATCAAGTGCGTGTGGTTACTGCTATGCCCAACTACCCAGAACGTCGTATCTACGAGGGGTATAGAAAGAAGTTATATTTGACTGAATTGAAAAATGGCGTGCAAATCCAACGCAGTTATGTTTGGATTCGTCCGCAACCAAACCTAATAGATCGGGTGTTGCTTGATGCCAGTTTTGCGATCGCCAGTTTTCTACCAGCCTTGATGGGTTGGCGTCCCGATGTGATTCTTGCAACTTCGCTGTCTTTACCTGTTTGTGTACCAACTGCGCTACTGGGATGGTTGCAAGGTTGCCCTGTAGTGTTAAATCTGCAAGATATATTACCAGAAGCAGCTATTCACGTTGGTATACTCAAAAACCAACTCTTGATTAAAGCATTTACAGCATTAGAAAAGTTTGCCTACCGCACTGCTACCAAAATTAGCGTTATTGCCGATGGGTTTGTGGAAAACTTGCAAGCTAAAAATGTAGAAGCTAGCAAAATTGCGCAAATTCCTAATTGGGTTGATGTCAATTTCATTCGTCCCTTGCCAACAGAAAACAACACTTTTCGCGCCGCCCATAACCTGAATGACAAATTTGTAATCTTATATTCTGGTAATATTGCCCTTACCCAAGGTTTGGAAACCGTTGTCAAAGCTGCTTCTGCATTACGGCACATTCCAGATATTGCTTTTGTCATCGTTGGAGAAGCAAAAGGTTTACAAAGATTGCAACAAGAATGTCAAAACTGTGGTGCAGATAATGTTTTGCTACTACCTTTTCAGCCGCGTGAAAAATTGCCGGAAATGTTGGCAGCTGCTGATGTTGGTTTGGTGGTGCAAAAGAAAAATGTTATATCCTTTAATATGCCATCAAAAATTCAAGTACTACTTGCAAGTGGTCGCGCATTGGTTGCATCTGTACCTGAAAATGGCACAGCAGCAAGAGCAATCAAACAAAGTGGTGGTGGAATTATCGTTCCTCCAGAAGATCCCGGCACTCTAGCTAATGCAATCTTGGACTTATATAAACACCCTGAAAAAGTCAAGACTCTTGGCTATAACAGTCGCCAATATGCGGTTGAACAATATGCCTTCGAGCAGGCTCTAAATCATTATGAGTCTTTGTTCTACACAGTCACATCAGATAGCCCAGCAATTGGATCAACAATAGTATCAAAACAAGAAGTTTAA
- a CDS encoding SGNH/GDSL hydrolase family protein has translation MKKKLVAVGFFLVSLMSPLKSWATNISKIYVFGDSLSDAGNLYNATQSQIPTSPPYFEGRLSNGKVWVEYIGDKLGLTPTLVTDLQDNTPTDGINYAFGGSSSGLSNTLFPEAQLPGVLGQVGLFMQSLRENNQQADPEALYIVWGGGNDYIFGNVTDVSKPIANLSTSVALLAIAGAKNIMVANLPDLGKIPFTSGQENSSQLTALSQKHNKLLAAALGKLSSIPGVNIIPIDINSLFNRVQATPSEFGLTNVTNACLVGTLNDIAQGNFSVCPNPNDYLFWDGVHPTTLVHSVIAESALSALDTQSLPKPWQHQQSWHSELLKH, from the coding sequence ATGAAAAAAAAACTTGTCGCGGTAGGATTTTTTCTTGTATCTTTGATGTCGCCACTGAAATCTTGGGCTACAAATATTAGTAAAATTTACGTATTTGGCGATAGTCTTTCCGATGCTGGCAATCTCTACAACGCTACACAATCCCAAATACCAACTAGCCCACCCTATTTTGAAGGGCGTTTGTCTAATGGAAAGGTATGGGTGGAATATATTGGCGACAAACTAGGGTTAACGCCAACTTTAGTTACTGATTTACAAGATAATACTCCTACTGATGGTATTAATTATGCCTTTGGTGGATCTAGTTCTGGCTTGAGTAATACCTTATTTCCTGAAGCACAATTACCAGGAGTACTGGGGCAAGTCGGCTTATTTATGCAATCTTTGAGAGAAAACAATCAGCAGGCTGACCCAGAGGCACTTTATATCGTCTGGGGAGGTGGAAATGATTATATATTTGGTAATGTTACCGACGTTAGCAAACCAATCGCTAATTTATCAACCTCAGTAGCATTACTTGCTATAGCTGGTGCTAAAAATATCATGGTGGCTAACTTACCAGATTTAGGCAAGATTCCTTTCACATCAGGTCAAGAAAATTCCAGTCAACTAACTGCTTTAAGCCAAAAACATAACAAATTATTGGCAGCAGCTTTGGGTAAGCTTAGCTCAATCCCTGGTGTTAATATCATCCCTATTGATATTAATTCCCTATTTAATCGTGTGCAAGCTACTCCTAGCGAGTTTGGTTTGACCAATGTCACCAATGCTTGTCTAGTAGGCACCTTGAATGACATAGCACAGGGTAATTTTAGCGTATGTCCTAACCCAAACGATTACTTATTCTGGGACGGCGTGCATCCCACAACACTAGTTCACAGTGTCATAGCAGAATCAGCACTCTCAGCGCTGGATACTCAGTCTCTACCCAAACCTTGGCAACATCAGCAATCTTGGCATTCGGAGCTTTTGAAGCACTAA
- a CDS encoding class II aldolase/adducin family protein codes for MQAISIDKPNLPQPPTFTEPEEERLHRKQRLAAAFRLFSRFGFDEGIAGHITARDPEHLDCFWVNPFGMHFGLIRVSDLILVNQHGDVIEGDRPVNQAAFAIHSQVHAARPDVVAAAHAHSLYGKSWSSLGRQLDPLTQDACAFYEDHSLFDDYTGVVLEPEEGRRIAQTLGNNKAVILKNHGLLTVGHSVDEAAWWFITMERTCQAQLLAEAAGKPQLIKHENASLANTQVGSHYMGWFSFQPLYEMIVRQEPDLLE; via the coding sequence ATGCAAGCTATCTCTATTGACAAGCCCAATCTTCCCCAACCTCCGACCTTTACCGAACCTGAAGAAGAACGCCTGCATCGCAAGCAGCGCCTAGCAGCAGCATTCCGCCTGTTTTCTCGCTTTGGGTTTGATGAAGGTATTGCAGGTCATATCACGGCCCGCGATCCAGAACACCTAGATTGCTTCTGGGTGAACCCCTTCGGAATGCACTTTGGTTTAATTCGGGTCAGCGACTTGATTTTAGTGAACCAGCACGGTGATGTCATAGAAGGCGATCGCCCAGTCAACCAAGCAGCTTTTGCCATTCATTCCCAAGTCCATGCAGCCCGTCCCGATGTGGTAGCAGCAGCTCACGCTCATTCACTCTATGGTAAAAGTTGGTCTAGTCTAGGTCGCCAGCTCGATCCCCTCACCCAAGACGCCTGTGCTTTCTATGAAGACCACAGCCTATTTGATGACTATACGGGGGTAGTTCTGGAACCAGAAGAGGGTAGACGCATTGCCCAAACTTTAGGCAACAATAAAGCAGTCATTCTCAAAAACCACGGCTTGCTCACCGTTGGTCACTCAGTTGATGAGGCAGCATGGTGGTTCATCACAATGGAACGCACCTGTCAAGCCCAGTTACTAGCAGAGGCAGCTGGTAAACCTCAGCTCATTAAACATGAAAATGCAAGTCTGGCAAACACTCAAGTAGGTTCCCATTATATGGGTTGGTTTAGTTTTCAACCTTTATACGAAATGATTGTGCGGCAAGAACCGGATTTGTTGGAGTAA
- a CDS encoding TIGR02450 family Trp-rich protein, with translation MTKKQKFPYLVGSKWTAQQKVDGWRHFQVVNRKNQGKWVYAEMVASCDPNVRFWINAKLLQDRSQWYPGWQSLQEIELLEAKG, from the coding sequence ATGACCAAAAAACAAAAATTTCCTTACCTCGTTGGTTCTAAGTGGACTGCACAACAAAAAGTAGATGGCTGGCGACACTTCCAGGTTGTCAACCGTAAAAATCAAGGTAAGTGGGTATACGCCGAAATGGTTGCTTCCTGCGACCCCAATGTGCGCTTTTGGATCAACGCCAAATTATTGCAAGACCGTTCCCAGTGGTATCCCGGTTGGCAATCGTTGCAAGAAATCGAGTTACTAGAGGCTAAAGGCTAA